In Mobula hypostoma chromosome 12, sMobHyp1.1, whole genome shotgun sequence, one DNA window encodes the following:
- the zgc:113691 gene encoding coiled-coil domain-containing protein 68 — translation MSNPKGKIWDSPAQRNTLTKYETKKLLLKYRKERDEASKKGEVNRDKLHVIQTSMGMQIRELKEKVKVLNSENKDLHKTIKKLQPELQLDTNAKLRSKLTKEVLKELKERAERCKDLQQENARLNQEIDHLTLKLAQTENVRKVFEDQLVAAQSQVRSLSNEHDRMVKLWEEAKIQREKILQINHLFRQSLFSKQHCRQTVDKCIQTIVSIPVYRRFHMRKPEGTVKQQVVYQEKEKVKQRFINEAPVTPKERRGNTSNNALTKIYRTSPN, via the coding sequence ATGTCCAACCCAAAGGGGAAGATCTGGGACTCACCTGCACAGAGAAACACATTGACCAAGTATGAGACCAAGAAACTCTTACTGAAATACAGAAAAGAGCGAGATGAAGCATCAAAAAAAGGGGAAGTGAACCGAGATAAATTGCATGTGATTCAGACATCAATGGGAATGCAGATCCGAGAATTGAAGGAGAAGGTAAAGGTGCTGAACTCAGAGAACAAAGATTTACACAAAACCATTAAGAAACTGCAGCCAGAGTTACAACTGGATACCAACGCTAAACTGAGGAGCAAGCTGACCAAAGAGGTGCTAAAAGAACTGAAGGAGAGGGCTGAACGATGCAAGGACCTGCAGCAAGAAAACGCCAGGTTAAATCAGGAAATTGATCATCTGACTTTGAAGTTGGCACAGACAGAGAATGTCAGGAAGGTTTTCGAAGACCAGCTCGTGGCTGCACAGAGTCAGGTGAGAAGTCTGAGCAACGAACATGACCGCATGGTAAAACtatgggaagaagccaaaatacagagagaaaaaatccTGCAAATTAACCACCTCTTCAGACAGTCTCTCTTTAGTAAACAGCATTGTCGTCAGACAGTGGATAAATGCATTCAGACCATCGTCTCCATCCCCGTCTACAGGCGCTTTCACATGAGAAAACCCGAGGGGACGGTCAAGCAGCAGGTGGTTTATCAGGAAAAGGAGAAGGTGAAGCAAAGGTTTATAAATGAGGCACCGGTGACCCCCAAAGAGAGAAGAGGCAACACTTCAAACAATGCATTGACTAAAATCTACAGAACTTCCCCAAACTGA